Proteins found in one Miscanthus floridulus cultivar M001 chromosome 4, ASM1932011v1, whole genome shotgun sequence genomic segment:
- the LOC136548350 gene encoding uncharacterized protein encodes MPELPPLAATAAHHHHATTGHARAASRRRIWGGGAGSGEERERRGRPPPGKEGPRRRGRRIPAATPPRKEGPPGTPPGKEDPRRHAAREGGATTPPGKEGLPSAGSPPPCRRERRGRRIRRGAPDEGARSRGDGRRPDPAREGGREEGAGS; translated from the coding sequence atGCCCGAGCTGCCACCActagccgccaccgccgcccaccaccaccacgccaccaccggcCACGCCCGAGCTGCCTCCCGCCGCCGGATCTGGGGAGGCGGcgccggatccggggaagagagggagaggagggggcggccacCGCCGGGGAAGGAGGGGCCACGCCGCCGGGGAAGGAGGATCCCCGCCGCCACGCCGCCGAGGAAGGAAGGGCCGCCGGGCACGCCGCCGGGGAAGGAGGATCCCCGCCGCCACGCCGCCAGGGAAGGAGGGGCCACCACGCCGCCGGggaaggaggggctgccgagcgCCGGATCCCCGCCGCCATGCCGCCGGGAAAGGAgggggcggcggatccggcgaggGGCGCCGGATGAGGGGGCCAGGAGCAGAGGGGATGGGCGGCGGCCGGATCCggcaagggagggagggagggaggagggggcCGGGAGCtga